In Rhizobium sp. WSM4643, the following are encoded in one genomic region:
- a CDS encoding acyltransferase family protein, which yields MKVYRPEIDGLRAISVIAVILYHAEFTVAGHTLLQGGYIGVDVFFVISGFLISQILLKEIEATGRIDFLKFYARRARRILPALFAVVFATIPFAYYLLLPSELLDFANSIGSSLLFGSNIYFYFTAAQYGEPNTLLKPFLHTWSLSVEEQFYIGFPLLLLIVRRYLKSRFLPCVLLVASLSFVLCVVTVRYDQQQAFYSPLTRAWELLAGTLLAYHEVRRGRTRPRPLLAAAGLVLVLGSLILFRKDTAHPGLVTVIPVIGTCLVLAFTSQQDAVGRLLASRPAALTGLVSYSLYLWHYPVFAFARLTSLNFNNSDKVLAIAATVLVAVVSFVVIEKPLRRTRRSRALWIYLSSSVVAITAAVVSAVSMAGFPHRLDQVYPSFAQMNEARLESTFLGLNNNIQAGKPVIFIIGDSYARNWSVALKNYIDADRYQVVAISYLNCMVEIKNDIVKAPSRASIYDKYCIPFEKYINDKSLLSRTKAIFLTSHRPFEYTVNPFRFELLSWMKSHSDDARIYVFGDYFQLDDLHSCLGLMLQTKSDASTCLRLATYPPANQTIAQLPFFPSDLAFNYVDIIKLHCDYDKEKCLTSGGGVPFMTDWTHLTAEFLTTLIGDILEKRSADLRGGGLLNFLVLPHVRQSERTASSQPNAGRTSSTSPSD from the coding sequence TTGAAGGTTTACAGACCAGAGATCGATGGCTTAAGAGCCATATCGGTGATCGCGGTTATTCTGTATCACGCCGAGTTCACGGTTGCCGGCCACACGTTGCTGCAGGGCGGATACATCGGCGTCGATGTGTTTTTTGTGATCAGTGGCTTTCTGATCTCCCAAATTCTGCTGAAAGAAATCGAAGCAACGGGGCGTATTGATTTCCTTAAATTCTATGCTCGGCGCGCGCGGAGAATTCTACCTGCGTTGTTTGCGGTCGTTTTCGCGACAATTCCCTTCGCATACTACCTTTTATTACCATCGGAACTTCTTGATTTCGCGAATTCCATAGGTTCGTCGCTCCTATTTGGATCGAATATCTATTTCTATTTTACTGCGGCCCAGTACGGGGAGCCCAACACCCTTCTCAAGCCTTTTCTTCACACCTGGTCGTTGAGCGTCGAAGAGCAATTTTATATCGGGTTTCCGCTCTTATTGTTGATCGTGCGCCGATACCTGAAGTCAAGGTTTTTGCCATGCGTGTTGCTGGTGGCATCCCTTAGCTTTGTATTGTGTGTCGTAACGGTACGGTATGATCAGCAACAAGCCTTCTACTCGCCACTCACCCGGGCGTGGGAACTGCTGGCCGGAACACTTCTCGCCTATCACGAGGTGAGGCGTGGACGAACTCGCCCTCGGCCGTTGCTCGCGGCGGCCGGGCTTGTCCTCGTTCTTGGTTCGCTCATCTTGTTTAGAAAGGACACGGCTCATCCTGGCCTGGTAACTGTGATCCCTGTCATTGGGACCTGTCTGGTGCTCGCATTCACCAGTCAGCAGGACGCGGTCGGGCGCCTGTTGGCTTCTCGACCTGCGGCGCTCACCGGATTGGTATCCTACTCTTTATATTTGTGGCATTACCCGGTCTTCGCCTTCGCGCGGCTGACAAGCTTGAATTTCAACAATAGCGATAAGGTTCTTGCCATCGCAGCGACGGTCTTGGTCGCGGTCGTCAGCTTTGTCGTTATCGAAAAGCCCCTTCGCCGCACCAGGAGAAGCCGCGCTCTCTGGATCTACCTAAGCTCATCAGTTGTAGCCATCACGGCTGCTGTTGTGTCAGCAGTCTCTATGGCCGGTTTTCCTCACAGGTTGGATCAAGTCTATCCATCTTTCGCGCAGATGAACGAAGCACGACTCGAAAGCACTTTTCTAGGCTTGAACAACAACATTCAAGCCGGGAAGCCCGTTATCTTCATAATTGGGGACTCTTACGCCAGAAACTGGTCAGTCGCGCTGAAAAATTACATCGATGCCGACCGATATCAAGTCGTGGCAATAAGCTACTTAAACTGCATGGTGGAGATCAAGAACGATATTGTTAAGGCCCCCTCTCGCGCCAGCATTTACGACAAATACTGCATTCCCTTTGAAAAATATATCAACGACAAGTCATTGCTCAGCCGAACGAAAGCGATTTTCCTCACGAGTCATCGGCCTTTCGAGTACACTGTCAACCCGTTTAGGTTTGAGCTTCTTTCCTGGATGAAAAGCCACTCGGATGACGCGCGAATTTACGTCTTCGGAGATTATTTCCAGCTAGACGACTTGCACTCGTGCCTGGGGCTAATGCTTCAGACAAAATCTGATGCCTCTACGTGCCTGCGATTGGCGACCTATCCGCCAGCTAACCAGACCATAGCGCAACTGCCATTTTTCCCTTCTGATCTTGCATTCAACTACGTCGATATCATCAAGCTTCACTGCGACTACGACAAGGAGAAATGCCTCACCAGCGGCGGGGGTGTTCCGTTTATGACAGACTGGACCCATCTGACGGCAGAATTTCTGACGACCTTGATTGGTGACATTTTGGAAAAGAGAAGCGCCGACCTACGGGGGGGCGGTCTCCTCAATTTCCTGGTACTGCCGCACGTCAGGCAATCCGAACGAACTGCAAGTTCTCAGCCGAACGCTGGTCGAACGTCTTCCACCTCTCCATCAGATTAA
- the fcl gene encoding GDP-L-fucose synthase → MYDLSNKKIWVAGHRGMVGSALVRRLQSEDCNVITATRREVDLTRQEEVEKFAEATRPDAIILAAAKVGGILANDSYPAEFIYDNLIIEANIFEAAHRAGVDRLLFLGSSCIYPKLAPQPIPEEALLTGPLEPTNEWYAIAKITGIKLAEAYRKQYGHDYISAMPTNLYGPGDNFDLNSSHVLPALIRKAHAAKLRNDPHMVVWGTGTPRREFLHVDDCADALVFLLKTYSGSQHVNVGSGTDLEIIELTRLVCRVVGYEGEIIHDLSKPDGTPRKLMSNQKLQDMGWKPRISLEDGIRATYAWFLEFESRSDPAV, encoded by the coding sequence GTGTACGACCTGTCCAACAAGAAAATCTGGGTTGCCGGCCATCGCGGTATGGTCGGCAGTGCTCTTGTGCGTCGGCTTCAATCCGAAGATTGCAATGTCATCACGGCCACGCGCCGGGAGGTCGATTTGACGCGGCAGGAGGAGGTCGAGAAATTTGCTGAAGCAACCCGGCCTGACGCGATCATTCTCGCTGCGGCCAAGGTTGGCGGTATCCTCGCGAATGACAGCTATCCCGCAGAATTTATCTATGACAATCTGATTATCGAAGCGAACATCTTCGAAGCCGCCCACCGGGCGGGAGTGGACCGGCTGCTGTTCCTGGGTTCAAGCTGCATTTATCCCAAGCTCGCTCCGCAGCCCATTCCCGAAGAGGCTCTGTTGACCGGTCCGCTTGAGCCGACCAACGAATGGTACGCGATTGCCAAGATCACCGGTATCAAGCTCGCGGAAGCATACCGGAAGCAATACGGCCACGATTACATTTCCGCCATGCCCACCAACCTATATGGCCCAGGCGATAATTTCGACCTGAATTCCAGTCACGTGCTGCCTGCGCTTATCCGCAAGGCGCATGCCGCGAAACTTCGCAATGACCCGCATATGGTGGTCTGGGGCACAGGAACCCCGCGCCGAGAATTCCTTCACGTCGACGACTGCGCCGACGCGTTGGTGTTTCTCCTCAAAACCTATTCGGGCTCGCAGCACGTCAATGTCGGCTCGGGCACAGATCTCGAAATTATCGAATTGACGCGTTTGGTATGCCGCGTTGTCGGTTACGAAGGTGAGATCATTCATGATCTTTCCAAGCCTGATGGCACGCCGCGAAAGTTGATGAGCAATCAAAAGCTGCAGGACATGGGCTGGAAACCGCGCATTTCGCTTGAGGATGGCATCCGCGCTACTTACGCTTGGTTCCTTGAGTTCGAAAGCAGATCTGATCCAGCGGTCTGA
- a CDS encoding VOC family protein, translating to MLLYVTLGTNDLYRAGHFYDAVLSPLGYRRQRSSEEEIGYSAEGDTRCRFWVVTPFNHRRATSGNGAMVALAAETRADVDAFHTAAIAAGAVDEGEPGLRSYHAHFYAAYIRDLDGNKLSAVCENPE from the coding sequence ATGCTTCTTTACGTCACGCTCGGAACCAACGACCTTTATCGCGCAGGGCATTTTTATGATGCCGTGCTGTCTCCCCTCGGCTATCGCCGCCAGCGCTCTTCCGAAGAGGAAATCGGCTATTCCGCCGAGGGCGATACGCGCTGCCGCTTTTGGGTGGTGACGCCGTTCAATCACCGCCGGGCGACCTCGGGCAATGGCGCCATGGTCGCGCTGGCGGCCGAAACGCGGGCGGATGTCGATGCCTTCCATACCGCGGCGATTGCGGCAGGCGCCGTGGATGAGGGCGAGCCCGGCCTGCGCTCCTATCATGCCCATTTCTATGCCGCCTATATCCGTGATCTCGACGGCAACAAGCTCTCTGCTGTCTGCGAAAACCCGGAGTAG
- a CDS encoding RlmE family RNA methyltransferase, with protein MTKAPIAGNRTGRKLGQRVKNKKMKASSRQWLQRHINDPYVQRAQLEGYRARAAFKLLEIDEKHHILRGAKRIIDLGAAPGSWSQIAAKVTGSTDEDIRVAAIDFLEMTQLPGVKILQLDFLDPTAPEKLLEAVGGTPDLVISDMAAPTTGHHRTDHLRTMHLCEVAAHFAVEVLGEGGHFLTKTFQGGTERELLAMLKQNFRQVVHVKPNSSRAESVEMFLLAKGFKGRKAEGQAEEA; from the coding sequence ATGACCAAGGCACCGATCGCGGGAAACCGCACCGGCCGCAAGCTCGGCCAGCGCGTCAAGAACAAGAAGATGAAGGCCTCCTCCCGCCAATGGCTGCAGCGCCACATCAACGATCCCTATGTGCAGCGCGCCCAGCTTGAAGGCTATCGCGCCCGTGCCGCCTTCAAGCTGCTGGAGATCGACGAGAAACATCACATCCTGCGCGGCGCCAAGCGCATCATCGACCTCGGCGCTGCCCCCGGCAGCTGGTCGCAGATCGCTGCCAAGGTCACCGGCTCGACGGATGAGGACATCCGTGTGGCCGCAATCGATTTCCTTGAAATGACCCAGCTTCCGGGCGTCAAGATCCTGCAGCTCGATTTCCTCGATCCGACCGCGCCGGAAAAGCTGCTGGAGGCGGTCGGCGGCACGCCCGACCTTGTCATATCAGACATGGCAGCACCCACCACCGGCCACCACCGCACCGACCATCTGCGCACCATGCATCTCTGCGAAGTGGCAGCGCATTTCGCCGTCGAAGTGCTGGGGGAAGGCGGGCACTTCCTTACCAAGACCTTCCAGGGCGGAACCGAGCGTGAACTGCTCGCCATGCTGAAGCAGAATTTCCGCCAGGTCGTTCATGTCAAGCCGAACTCGTCGCGCGCCGAATCGGTCGAGATGTTCCTGCTGGCCAAAGGGTTCAAGGGGCGCAAGGCCGAAGGCCAAGCAGAAGAAGCTTGA
- a CDS encoding methyltransferase, with protein METIVEDAHAGVVSPELVVDALFACRKTAAIRAAIELDLFTHIGEGKTAALLASAISASERGVRILCDYLVVHGFLTKESGQYRMTPSTRMFLDRNSPAYMGSAVEFVAAPEILDNFLRDPAAVVRNGGSAGLANISADNPVWLKFARGMGSFTGLSAKILADEISGWPSAPKKVLDIAAGPGVFGIEIAKAFPSADIIAVDWGAVLELSRQNAEKSGVADRYRTIAGSAFDVDWGAGYDLVLLPNFLHHFDLQTCAQLLRKIVASLAEGGRIVAVDFVPNEDGVSPPFPAAFSWEMLASTPSGQAYTQSELTEMAGLAGLAGVIVKPLPPTPASLILFE; from the coding sequence ATGGAAACAATCGTCGAGGACGCCCATGCTGGCGTCGTGTCGCCCGAACTCGTGGTCGATGCACTGTTTGCATGCCGGAAGACGGCAGCGATCAGGGCGGCCATCGAACTTGATCTTTTTACTCATATCGGCGAGGGCAAAACGGCCGCATTGCTGGCGTCGGCAATAAGCGCCTCGGAGCGAGGGGTGCGCATTCTGTGCGACTACCTCGTGGTCCACGGTTTCCTGACAAAGGAGAGCGGACAGTACCGAATGACGCCCTCGACCAGAATGTTCCTCGATCGCAATTCGCCAGCCTATATGGGCTCTGCCGTCGAGTTCGTCGCTGCACCCGAAATACTCGATAATTTTCTGCGCGATCCGGCCGCCGTCGTGCGAAACGGCGGTTCGGCCGGACTTGCAAACATTTCGGCGGACAACCCTGTCTGGCTGAAGTTTGCGCGTGGCATGGGCTCCTTCACGGGTCTCAGCGCCAAAATACTCGCTGACGAAATCTCCGGCTGGCCGAGCGCTCCCAAAAAGGTGTTGGACATCGCTGCAGGTCCAGGCGTCTTCGGGATCGAAATCGCCAAAGCCTTTCCATCGGCGGACATCATCGCCGTCGACTGGGGCGCTGTCCTGGAGCTGTCGAGGCAGAATGCGGAAAAATCAGGCGTGGCGGACCGCTATCGGACGATCGCCGGCAGTGCCTTCGACGTCGACTGGGGCGCCGGTTATGATCTCGTTCTGCTTCCGAATTTTCTGCACCACTTCGATTTGCAAACATGTGCCCAACTGTTACGAAAGATCGTCGCGAGCCTTGCAGAGGGTGGTCGGATCGTCGCGGTGGATTTCGTACCGAACGAAGATGGCGTGTCGCCGCCCTTTCCTGCGGCGTTCTCTTGGGAGATGCTCGCCAGCACGCCGTCGGGCCAGGCTTATACGCAAAGTGAGCTGACTGAGATGGCAGGACTGGCCGGTCTTGCCGGCGTCATCGTCAAACCCTTGCCGCCAACTCCGGCAAGCCTCATCCTGTTTGAATAG
- the gmd gene encoding GDP-mannose 4,6-dehydratase — MTKTALITGVTGQDGAYLAELLLSKGYTVHGIKRRSSSFNTGRIEHIYQDPHETHPRFILHYGDMIDSTNLLRIVQQTQPDEIYNLAAQSHVGVSFETPEYTADADGVGTLRLLEAIRILGLEKKTRFYQASTSELYGLVQEVPQNEKTPFYPRSPYAAAKLYAYWIVVNYREAYGMHASNGILFNHESPLRGETFVTRKITMAVAAIHLGRQDKLFLGNLDAKRDWGHAREYVEGMWRMLQQDKPDDYVLATGETTSVRQFVEWAFADVGIALEWKGSGVDEKGYDAASGACLVEIDPRYFRPTEVDLLLGDPTKARQKLGWQHKTPVRELAAEMVREDVKHWKAQNSRKEI, encoded by the coding sequence ATGACAAAAACCGCGCTTATTACTGGGGTGACCGGTCAGGATGGTGCCTATTTGGCCGAATTGCTTCTGAGCAAGGGCTATACGGTGCACGGTATCAAGCGGCGGTCATCGTCTTTTAATACCGGCCGCATCGAACATATCTATCAGGATCCGCATGAGACACATCCTCGTTTCATCCTCCACTATGGCGACATGATCGACTCGACCAACCTGCTGCGGATCGTCCAGCAGACGCAGCCCGATGAAATCTACAATCTTGCCGCACAAAGCCATGTAGGTGTCAGCTTCGAAACGCCTGAATATACGGCGGATGCCGATGGCGTCGGGACGTTGAGGTTGCTCGAAGCGATCCGTATCCTGGGCCTCGAGAAAAAGACCCGGTTCTACCAGGCATCGACTTCGGAACTCTACGGTCTTGTGCAGGAAGTGCCGCAGAACGAGAAGACGCCCTTTTACCCGCGTTCTCCTTATGCCGCAGCCAAGCTCTATGCCTACTGGATCGTCGTGAATTATCGCGAGGCCTACGGCATGCATGCGTCGAACGGCATTCTTTTCAATCACGAAAGCCCGCTTCGCGGCGAAACCTTCGTCACGCGCAAGATCACGATGGCGGTGGCTGCCATCCACCTGGGGCGGCAGGATAAGCTTTTCCTCGGCAATCTCGACGCCAAGCGTGACTGGGGCCACGCGCGTGAATATGTCGAGGGCATGTGGCGCATGCTGCAGCAGGACAAGCCGGATGACTACGTCTTGGCGACCGGTGAGACGACGAGTGTCCGCCAGTTTGTGGAGTGGGCTTTTGCCGACGTAGGCATTGCTTTGGAATGGAAGGGGTCCGGCGTCGATGAAAAGGGCTATGACGCCGCGTCCGGTGCGTGCCTTGTAGAAATCGATCCTCGATATTTCCGCCCGACAGAAGTCGATCTTCTGCTTGGCGACCCGACCAAGGCACGTCAGAAACTCGGCTGGCAGCACAAGACGCCGGTTCGCGAGCTCGCCGCTGAAATGGTACGGGAGGATGTCAAGCACTGGAAGGCTCAAAACAGCCGGAAAGAGATCTGA
- a CDS encoding Ppx/GppA phosphatase family protein — MEDPEGGVKPQFDGASAAGRKDGKKSRRRKGKRGGQSRNAAHPASHEPSGGAGQPARPMEDAAGNPARKRKRRRRGGHGAAQDGSPQPHVLEQAGAADHAARSDGDSAPSRRNRRKHRGKRGLQGRPLTSAKPAGAPQQESRAEETARVAVPRETQNGAAASRKGRQDSHINPGYQGDRQGGEYVWPEELYAALDLGTNNCRLLIAQPTRPGQFRVVDAFSRIVRLGEGLAASGRLSDEAMERAIEALRICASKLRNREIRRMRLIATEACRQAVNGEDFLNRVVAETGLELEIIDRETEARLAVSGCSSLVGRETRSVVLFDIGGGSSEIAVIRIGDNRFSRLANHITHWTSLPVGVVTLSERHGGHDVTPEAFEGMVREVEGMLGRFDCPEIEVAQTGDFHLIGTSGTVTTLAGVHLDLPRYDRRKVDGIWLSDDEVSAMQAKLLSWDFASRAANPCIGPDRADLVLAGCAILEAIRRRWPSPRMRVADRGLREGLLTDMMADDGVWRRNRNRRGQRVRSQDKE, encoded by the coding sequence GTGGAAGACCCCGAAGGCGGCGTAAAGCCGCAATTTGACGGGGCGTCGGCGGCAGGGCGCAAGGACGGCAAGAAGTCCAGGCGCCGCAAGGGCAAACGTGGCGGGCAATCCCGCAACGCGGCTCATCCCGCTTCGCATGAGCCCTCCGGCGGTGCCGGACAGCCTGCGCGCCCGATGGAAGATGCAGCCGGCAATCCGGCTCGCAAGCGCAAGCGTCGCCGTCGTGGCGGCCATGGTGCTGCGCAGGACGGTTCACCTCAACCTCATGTGTTGGAACAGGCCGGAGCGGCAGATCATGCCGCCCGGTCCGATGGCGATTCGGCGCCGAGCCGTCGCAACCGCCGCAAGCATCGCGGCAAGCGCGGTCTGCAGGGCCGGCCGCTGACATCGGCAAAACCAGCAGGTGCCCCGCAGCAGGAAAGCCGCGCGGAAGAGACGGCGCGCGTCGCCGTCCCGCGCGAAACCCAGAACGGCGCGGCCGCCAGCCGCAAGGGCCGCCAGGACAGCCATATCAATCCCGGTTATCAGGGTGATCGCCAGGGCGGCGAGTATGTGTGGCCGGAGGAGCTCTACGCTGCTCTCGATCTCGGCACCAATAATTGCCGTCTCCTCATTGCCCAGCCGACCCGTCCTGGTCAGTTCCGTGTCGTCGACGCTTTTTCCCGCATCGTACGCCTCGGCGAAGGCCTTGCGGCCAGCGGCCGTCTGTCCGACGAGGCGATGGAGCGGGCGATCGAGGCATTGAGGATCTGCGCCTCCAAGCTCAGGAACCGAGAGATCCGCCGCATGCGGCTGATCGCCACCGAAGCCTGCCGCCAGGCCGTCAATGGCGAGGACTTCCTCAACCGGGTCGTTGCCGAAACCGGCCTCGAGCTCGAAATCATCGATCGGGAGACCGAGGCGCGGCTTGCCGTCTCCGGCTGCTCGTCGCTGGTCGGTCGCGAGACGCGCTCCGTCGTGCTCTTCGATATCGGCGGTGGCTCGTCGGAGATTGCCGTCATCCGCATCGGCGACAATCGCTTCAGCCGTCTTGCCAATCACATCACCCACTGGACCTCGCTGCCGGTCGGCGTCGTGACGCTGTCGGAGCGCCATGGTGGGCACGACGTCACGCCGGAGGCTTTCGAAGGCATGGTGCGCGAAGTCGAAGGCATGCTTGGACGCTTCGATTGCCCGGAGATCGAGGTCGCCCAGACCGGCGACTTCCACCTGATCGGCACATCGGGCACGGTGACGACGCTTGCCGGCGTGCATCTCGACCTGCCGCGTTATGACCGGCGCAAGGTCGATGGCATCTGGCTGTCCGATGACGAGGTCTCCGCCATGCAGGCAAAGCTGCTCTCCTGGGATTTCGCAAGCCGCGCCGCCAATCCCTGCATCGGGCCGGACCGGGCCGATCTGGTGCTGGCTGGCTGCGCCATTCTCGAGGCGATCCGCCGCCGGTGGCCGAGCCCGCGCATGCGGGTTGCCGATCGCGGCTTGAGGGAAGGCCTGCTCACCGACATGATGGCCGATGACGGCGTGTGGCGGCGCAATCGCAACCGCCGCGGCCAGCGCGTGAGATCGCAAGATAAGGAATAG
- a CDS encoding glycosyltransferase family 4 protein, which translates to MKIGILLENPIQVGGGFNQAINAIVQLQRIIGKQHEVVAFTTIKANLQHLKRLEVPAEYLPAAGRLSRIALAVLRRLSRKEIGKAWMASKIENALLKVGMDLAYFVTHSSTPNYFRKLNYITTVLDLCHRDDLEFPEVSSDGRFEERERHFSTCLPRAVAVMVASHQLLKRIVVRYGIDEERMIAMPFEPSPFLSEAHSIDRTAVLGNYGLRDGYYFYPAQFWPHKNHIRILEAVSLLKKKAAVNSDIRVVFSGADSGNLARIKQQAQRLGVSDNVTFLGFVPVDHMRALYEGALAVVMSTYFGPTNLPPLEAWAVGRPLIYSAHLNEQVGDAALFADANDAEQWAEAMLRIRDPAVAVDLIEKGRKQLKAIDTERLEAETLFVHRLEQFAQRRKCWE; encoded by the coding sequence ATGAAAATTGGCATCTTGTTAGAAAACCCGATTCAGGTCGGTGGCGGATTCAATCAAGCAATCAATGCGATCGTACAACTCCAGCGTATCATCGGAAAACAGCATGAGGTCGTGGCTTTCACGACGATCAAAGCCAATCTGCAGCATCTCAAGCGGCTTGAAGTTCCCGCAGAATACCTGCCTGCCGCCGGAAGGCTATCTCGAATTGCACTCGCCGTTTTGCGCCGCTTGAGCCGCAAGGAAATTGGCAAAGCGTGGATGGCAAGCAAAATCGAAAATGCGCTGCTGAAAGTAGGCATGGATCTAGCGTATTTCGTTACCCATTCCTCAACTCCGAACTATTTCCGCAAGCTCAACTACATCACGACCGTCCTTGATCTCTGTCATCGGGACGATCTCGAATTTCCAGAAGTGAGCTCCGATGGCAGATTCGAAGAACGAGAGCGGCACTTTTCCACATGCCTGCCACGTGCCGTCGCCGTCATGGTGGCATCACATCAGCTACTGAAGAGAATCGTCGTTCGCTACGGAATTGACGAAGAGCGCATGATTGCGATGCCGTTCGAGCCCTCTCCGTTCTTAAGTGAAGCGCATTCGATCGATCGGACTGCCGTGCTCGGCAATTACGGGCTGAGGGATGGCTATTATTTCTATCCGGCGCAATTCTGGCCTCATAAGAACCATATACGCATTCTTGAAGCGGTCTCGTTGTTAAAGAAAAAGGCGGCCGTTAATTCCGACATACGCGTGGTCTTTTCGGGTGCGGACAGCGGTAATTTGGCCCGGATCAAGCAGCAAGCGCAGCGGTTAGGCGTCTCTGACAATGTGACGTTTCTCGGCTTTGTGCCGGTTGATCACATGCGCGCGCTTTACGAAGGCGCTCTGGCCGTCGTGATGTCGACTTATTTTGGCCCGACCAATCTACCGCCGTTGGAAGCCTGGGCAGTCGGCCGCCCGTTGATCTATTCGGCGCATCTCAATGAACAGGTCGGCGATGCGGCGTTGTTTGCCGACGCTAATGACGCAGAGCAGTGGGCCGAAGCAATGTTGCGCATTCGGGATCCTGCGGTGGCAGTTGATCTGATCGAAAAAGGGCGTAAGCAGCTAAAGGCGATCGACACGGAGCGGCTCGAAGCCGAGACCCTATTCGTACATAGACTCGAGCAATTTGCGCAACGCAGGAAATGCTGGGAATAA